A single window of Colletes latitarsis isolate SP2378_abdomen chromosome 6, iyColLati1, whole genome shotgun sequence DNA harbors:
- the LOC143342797 gene encoding BTB/POZ domain-containing protein 10-like isoform X2 → MQLSVKRRVQVNVQSCGLEICTSASWLLKKFGWYLSVSKFWSKMSNPAERISYVQDSSSDTETDKESGSTGRHRIYKNRMRLCSGVGIGKSQQTQSRDNLPSSGSITGISNPQASDERITLIVDNTRFIVDPALFTAYPNTMLGRMFSSGVEYAQPNERGEYEVADGISAMVFRAILDYYKGGIIRCPPTVAVQELREACDYLLVPFDASTVKCQNLRGLLHELSNEGARCQFEVFLEDLILPLMVNSARRGDRECHIVVLLEDDTVDWDEEYPPQMGEEYSQTVNSTAMYRFFKYIENRDVAKQVMKERGLKKIRLGIEGYPTYKEKIKKRAGGRAEVIYNYVQRPFIHMSWEKEEAKSRHVDFQCVKSKSVTNLAVLDVGGNPIGIGLLQATEMVSQPEVVPAVGSDADVEGAIGLPADQDLGSIPSDELP, encoded by the exons ATGCAACTTTCCGTTAAAAGGAGGGTTCAGGTTAACGTTCAATCGTGTGGCTTGGAAATTTGCACGTCAGCCAGCTGGCTTCTGAAAAAATTTGGCTGGTACTTGTCGGTATCTAAATT TTGGTCCAAGATGTCAAACCCTGCAGAGCGTATAAGTTATGTGCAAGATAGTAGTAGCGACACAGAAACAGATAAAGAAAGTGGTAGCACAGGAAGACATCGTATTTATAAGAATAGAATGAG ACTTTGCTCTGGAGTTGGCATTGGAAAAAGTCAACAAACTCAAAGTCGAGATAATTTACCGTCGTCGGGATCTATTACGGGCATAAGTAATCCACAAGCTAGCGATGAACGAATTACTCTTATCGTCGATAATACTAG ATTTATTGTTGATCCAGCACTGTTCACTGCATATCCAAATACAATGTTAGGTAGAATGTTCAGTTCTGGTGTTGAATACGCTCAACCAAACGAACGCGGTGAATACGAAGTTGCAGATGGTATATCTGCAATGGTATTTAGAGCTATCCTTGATTATTACAAGGGTGGAATAATTCGTTGTCCGCCAACGGTTGCGGTTCAAGAACTGCGGGAAGCTTGCGACTATCTCCTTGTTCCATTTGACGCCAGTACAGTCAAGTGTCAAAATTTAA GAGGTTTATTACATGAGTTATCTAACGAAGGCGCACGCTGCCAGTTTGAAGTGTTCCTCGAGGATTTGATATTGCCACTGATGGTAAACAGCGCGCGTAGAGGTGATCGTGAATGTCACATTGTCGTTTTATTGGAAGATGATACCGTCGACTGGGACGAAGAGTATCCTCCGCAAATGGGAGAAGAATATTCGCAAA CTGTTAATAGTACCGCGATGTATCGGTTTTTCAAGTACATCGAAAACAGAGACGTAGCCAAGCAAGTAATGAAGGAACGGGGTTTAAAAAAGATCCGTTTAGGTATCGAAGGCTATCCCACGTATAAAGAAAAAATCAAAAAGAGAGCAGGAGGACGCGCAGAGGTCATTTACAATTACGTACAGAGGCCTTTCATTCATATGTCCTGGGAAAAAGAGGAGGCGAAAAGTCGACACGTCGATTTCCAATGCGTGAAATCAAAATCCGTGACGAATCTAGCGGTATTAGACGTCGGCGGGAACCCGATAGGGATTGGTCTGTTGCAAGCAACAGAAATGGTGTCCCAACCGGAAGTCGTGCCGGCAGTCGGTTCGGACGCCGACGTCGAAGGTGCCATAGGTTTACCAGCTGATCAAGATCTTGGTTCAATACCATCCGACGAGTTACCATGA
- the LOC143342797 gene encoding BTB/POZ domain-containing protein KCTD20-like isoform X1, translated as MQLSVKRRVQVNVQSCGLEICTSASWLLKKFGWYLSVSKFWSKMSNPAERISYVQDSSSDTETDKESGSTGRHRIYKNRMSCGGSSKPKSCLVQRDGSNERHCHSFNSGRQNTNVNQQNRLCSGVGIGKSQQTQSRDNLPSSGSITGISNPQASDERITLIVDNTRFIVDPALFTAYPNTMLGRMFSSGVEYAQPNERGEYEVADGISAMVFRAILDYYKGGIIRCPPTVAVQELREACDYLLVPFDASTVKCQNLRGLLHELSNEGARCQFEVFLEDLILPLMVNSARRGDRECHIVVLLEDDTVDWDEEYPPQMGEEYSQTVNSTAMYRFFKYIENRDVAKQVMKERGLKKIRLGIEGYPTYKEKIKKRAGGRAEVIYNYVQRPFIHMSWEKEEAKSRHVDFQCVKSKSVTNLAVLDVGGNPIGIGLLQATEMVSQPEVVPAVGSDADVEGAIGLPADQDLGSIPSDELP; from the exons ATGCAACTTTCCGTTAAAAGGAGGGTTCAGGTTAACGTTCAATCGTGTGGCTTGGAAATTTGCACGTCAGCCAGCTGGCTTCTGAAAAAATTTGGCTGGTACTTGTCGGTATCTAAATT TTGGTCCAAGATGTCAAACCCTGCAGAGCGTATAAGTTATGTGCAAGATAGTAGTAGCGACACAGAAACAGATAAAGAAAGTGGTAGCACAGGAAGACATCGTATTTATAAGAATAGAATGAG TTGTGGTGGCTCTTCCAAACCAAAATCTTGTCTGGTACAAAGAGATGGAAGCAATGAAAGGCACTGTCATTCCTTCAATTCTGGCAGACAAAACACAAATGTTAATCAACAGAACAG ACTTTGCTCTGGAGTTGGCATTGGAAAAAGTCAACAAACTCAAAGTCGAGATAATTTACCGTCGTCGGGATCTATTACGGGCATAAGTAATCCACAAGCTAGCGATGAACGAATTACTCTTATCGTCGATAATACTAG ATTTATTGTTGATCCAGCACTGTTCACTGCATATCCAAATACAATGTTAGGTAGAATGTTCAGTTCTGGTGTTGAATACGCTCAACCAAACGAACGCGGTGAATACGAAGTTGCAGATGGTATATCTGCAATGGTATTTAGAGCTATCCTTGATTATTACAAGGGTGGAATAATTCGTTGTCCGCCAACGGTTGCGGTTCAAGAACTGCGGGAAGCTTGCGACTATCTCCTTGTTCCATTTGACGCCAGTACAGTCAAGTGTCAAAATTTAA GAGGTTTATTACATGAGTTATCTAACGAAGGCGCACGCTGCCAGTTTGAAGTGTTCCTCGAGGATTTGATATTGCCACTGATGGTAAACAGCGCGCGTAGAGGTGATCGTGAATGTCACATTGTCGTTTTATTGGAAGATGATACCGTCGACTGGGACGAAGAGTATCCTCCGCAAATGGGAGAAGAATATTCGCAAA CTGTTAATAGTACCGCGATGTATCGGTTTTTCAAGTACATCGAAAACAGAGACGTAGCCAAGCAAGTAATGAAGGAACGGGGTTTAAAAAAGATCCGTTTAGGTATCGAAGGCTATCCCACGTATAAAGAAAAAATCAAAAAGAGAGCAGGAGGACGCGCAGAGGTCATTTACAATTACGTACAGAGGCCTTTCATTCATATGTCCTGGGAAAAAGAGGAGGCGAAAAGTCGACACGTCGATTTCCAATGCGTGAAATCAAAATCCGTGACGAATCTAGCGGTATTAGACGTCGGCGGGAACCCGATAGGGATTGGTCTGTTGCAAGCAACAGAAATGGTGTCCCAACCGGAAGTCGTGCCGGCAGTCGGTTCGGACGCCGACGTCGAAGGTGCCATAGGTTTACCAGCTGATCAAGATCTTGGTTCAATACCATCCGACGAGTTACCATGA